Genomic window (Helianthus annuus cultivar XRQ/B chromosome 3, HanXRQr2.0-SUNRISE, whole genome shotgun sequence):
CTCGCGTACACGGTGTATGTTTCTTATCTTATCTCTCTCTCCTCTTATCACACATACACGGGTCACGGGTAATTGGGAATTGCGTTTGTTGATTAATTGTACTTGATGATCTCAGGTGAATTACGGTAACTTCATGCATGGACTTGTGAAAGAAAACATTCAGCTAAACAGGAAGGTTCTGTCTGAGCTGTCAATGCATGAACCGTATAGTTTTAAGGCCCTCGTTGATGTTTCACGCACTGCTTTCCCTGGAAACAAGAACGTAACATCGGCTCCAAAGAAGGAAGGTCTTTCGATTTTGGTTTGATTACAACTTTCGTGTTATTTTTactttaaaaaccttgttttagACCTGGTCAAGAGTACCAAACACAACTTCCTGCCATAATATATTAATATCCTAAATAAGTCTCCAGATCCCCCTTCTTGaaacacatttttttttactttgattAAAGATCACCTTCTCTATATATGTTTTTTAAAGACCCTTAAATAATTAAGAGTGTAACACCAAACTCAGCCAAGAGGGCTATGGGCCGGGCTGGTTGCCGGAGATTTTAGTTCCTCGGACTAGTAGTAGTAGGTTAAGCTCGCTGCTCTGCTTTTGTTTAATGATCTAATCCAGTCACACGTCGCAGGTTATAACACACATAACTGAACCGTTAGCAAAACCCGTAACCAAACCAAGCATGTAACtgaaagttgattttcaaaattataAGAAGcgagtattttttttttctgtaaatttataaacacgacaTATACATGGTTTGTCATTTAACTACAAACAAATATATGTGGTAACTGGTAAGTCCGTTGTGGCTAGAGGTGCACAAACCAATTAATTTCAATAACCGGTTAATTAGACTTTTTTGACTTTAACCGGTTATTTTTTAACTGTTCGGGTTAATTACTTTAACCAGTTCAGTTAATTAACATGTtattttcggttaataaccggtgtttttttttattttttggttaaCCGGTCTACCGGTTAATAATTGATTAATATACTAAATATTTATAATCGTTACTAACCTATGGTTAAAAATAATCATTAACAGGTTATTCCTCGAACGGTTATTAAGCCGTTACGATTTCAGTTAATAACCTAAGATTAATGAACCGGttattttgtgcacctctagttGTGGCATTATGGGACGCATTGACTAACCTTCTTAAAGCCTTTGAACAAACTGAATTTATTGATTGCTTCTGCTAACCACACAGGTTAGTGTGTGTATGTGCTATTACATGTGGGGTATATATAGCAACTATGCATATGCGTTAAAATGTGTTTTTTTATTACTCTATTTTGAAATACGAATAccaaatgtgtagcaacttgctacaaATTACCCATAAAACAATAAATATATGTTTTTAAGGATAATTATTATTAGTTATTAactattattgttgttgtttatcattatttattctattattctattattaatattattgttgTTAGACTTCTTATATTATTattctttttgttgttgttgctgttggtgatggtggtggtggtggtggtggtgacggtggtctTGTTATTATTCTAGTTTttgttatattttgttttattaccatttatattatttttagtattatgataatcattattaatattatattattaatgATTTTGTTGTAAATGCATAGTAAAGTTGCGACCCATATATTAAAAAGGGGTAACTATATTCGAACTCGGGTCCTTCCACGCACAAGAACACTTGTCTAAGTCTAACACTCGACAAATGGTCCGTCGAATTTCTACTTTCTAGCAGATAAACTAATATATCTATTAATGGGGTGGTGGTTTATTGGCAAATGAAAAATCTTTAAACACTGGGGTTTGGGAGAGGGAGGTCTTGGTTGGATTCAAGTCCTATAGTCGacaaatattaaaagaaatttgtcaTTAAAAAAATCTAACATATCTAGATATTTGGAATGATTCACAAACGaggaataaaacccttatccggTGTCGTATTCAAATcctttctctcctctcctctcttcTTTGCCGCAGCTAAACCGCCGCACCCACAAATCGAATTCTCTATCGCAGATGGATCATATTTTCAGCCGTAACAACTGAATACACGATCTTCCTTTGCGTTGTTACTTCTTTTGTTTTATAAAAGAATGTGGTTGTCCAATAATTTAATAAGCCAAACACTAGAAAATAAAATCACTATATTTCTTTATAAACAAACATTAGTACATTAAACAAAGTTATAGTATTTATTACATAAAAAGAGTATAAAAGACACTTAATAACATTATTACACAAGTAGATTTTAGCAACTACTTTACATATGACAAcataaaaatacaaaatattAAACAAAA
Coding sequences:
- the LOC110930579 gene encoding 50S ribosomal protein L20, whose translation is MNKKEVFKLAKGFRGRAKNCIRIARERVEKALQYSYRDRRNKKRDMRSLWIERINAGTRVHGVNYGNFMHGLVKENIQLNRKVLSELSMHEPYSFKALVDVSRTAFPGNKNVTSAPKKEGLSILV